Proteins found in one Arachis stenosperma cultivar V10309 chromosome 8, arast.V10309.gnm1.PFL2, whole genome shotgun sequence genomic segment:
- the LOC130944306 gene encoding E3 ubiquitin-protein ligase SINAT5-like has protein sequence MDLESIECVSSSDGMDEDEIHPHHHSEFPSTKPRNGGANNNNSVGPNAITPATSVHELLECPVCTNSMYPPIHQCHNGHTLCSTCKTRVHNRCPTCRQELGDIRCLALEKVAESLELPCKYYSLGCPEIFPYYSKLKHETVCNFRPYSCPYAGSECSVVGDIPFLVAHLRDDHKVDMHTGCTFNHRYVKSNPREVENATWMLTVFHCFGQYFCLHFEAFQLGMAPVYMAFLRFMGDENEARNYSYSLEVGANGRKLIWEGTPRSVRDSHRKVRDSHDGLIIQRNMALFFSGGDRKELKLRVTGRIWKEQQNPDGGVCIPNLCS, from the exons ATGGACTTGGAAAGCATCGAGTGTGTGTCATCCTCGGATGGCATGGACGAGGATGAGATCCACCCTCACCATCATTCTGAGTTTCCTTCCACAAAACCACGCAATGGAGGAGCCAATAACAACAATTCTGTGGGTCCCAATGCCATAACTCCTGCAACCAGCGTCCATGAGTTGCTGGAATGCCCTGTATGTACAAATTCAATGTACCCCCCAATTCATCAG TGCCACAATGGGCACACGCTGTGTTCCACATGTAAAACAAGGGTACACAACCGGTGCCCCACTTGTAGACAAGAGCTTGGAGATATCAGGTGCCTAGCCTTGGAGAAGGTGGCTGAATCACTTGAGTTACCATGCAAGTACTATTCCCTTGGATGTCCAGAAATATTTCCATACTACAGCAAGCTTAAGCATGAGACTGTATGCAATTTTAGGCCATACAGTTGTCCTTATGCTGGATCAGAGTGTTCTGTTGTTGGGGATATTCCCTTCCTCGTCGCTCATTTGAGGGACGATCATAAGGTGGACATGCACACAGGATGCACATTCAACCATAGATATGTGAAATCAAATCCCAGGGAAGTAGAGAACGCAACCTGGATGCTCACA GTATTTCATTGTTTTGGTCAGTACTTCTGCCTCCACTTTGAAGCTTTCCAGCTTGGGATGGCTCCTGTGTACATGGCATTCCTTCGTTTTATGGGTGATGAGAATGAGGCTCGGAACTATAGCTATAGCCTAGAGGTTGGGGCCAATGGCAGGAAACTCATCTGGGAGGGTACGCCTAGAAGTGTTCGGGATAGCCACCGGAAAGTTAGGGATAGTCATGATGGCCTCATTATTCAACGAAACATGGCCCTATTTTTCTCTGGTGGGGATAGGAAGGAGCTGAAGCTCAGAGTCACTGGAAGAATATGGAAGGAACAACAGAATCCAGatggtggagtttgcataccAAATCTTTGTAGCTGA